The Planococcus versutus genome contains a region encoding:
- a CDS encoding SMI1/KNR4 family protein — protein MKKVIDMIDSKSIKTGVSLVDLKKAEKQLGALFPDEFKDLYLETNGAEFGEWVLFSLPMIQNQSNSPENLPADMICIGENKSGDKLCYRIRKRWMQEHVYRWTAKSGNIENKASTLYQFIDWFVPKKNAGKSQAIGHFAVESGKLVVTDPCYSIEDTEMQVHLVNVKKGQWTASISYTDDETVETLTAHFTEKKPSGKWHVCDRLIGVDSAQAGIFDAALFGQDESIPGEVENVYGIEMDEEGLKYYVACSDKVASDDQGGIIPGGTVAMSGYGDGMYEVRIKYNVSKEIVGVMIDFGDEE, from the coding sequence ATGAAAAAAGTAATTGATATGATTGATTCGAAATCAATCAAGACAGGCGTTTCATTGGTCGATTTAAAAAAAGCCGAAAAACAACTAGGGGCACTTTTCCCAGATGAATTCAAGGACCTTTATCTAGAAACGAATGGCGCCGAATTTGGTGAATGGGTCTTATTTTCACTCCCCATGATTCAAAACCAATCCAACAGCCCTGAAAACTTACCTGCTGATATGATTTGTATTGGAGAGAATAAGAGTGGCGATAAACTTTGTTACCGCATCCGAAAAAGATGGATGCAGGAGCATGTCTACCGCTGGACAGCCAAAAGTGGAAATATAGAAAATAAAGCGTCCACGTTATATCAGTTCATCGATTGGTTTGTTCCCAAAAAGAATGCCGGAAAGTCTCAAGCAATTGGCCATTTTGCAGTAGAAAGTGGAAAGCTGGTTGTGACAGATCCATGCTACTCAATCGAGGATACAGAGATGCAAGTTCATTTAGTCAATGTAAAAAAAGGACAATGGACAGCCTCCATTTCGTATACAGACGATGAGACCGTTGAAACATTAACGGCACATTTCACAGAAAAGAAACCGAGTGGCAAATGGCATGTCTGCGATCGGCTGATTGGCGTTGATTCTGCACAGGCCGGAATATTCGATGCTGCTTTATTTGGACAAGATGAAAGTATTCCTGGTGAAGTAGAAAACGTTTATGGCATTGAGATGGATGAAGAGGGATTGAAATACTATGTTGCCTGTTCAGATAAGGTGGCATCTGATGACCAGGGAGGGATAATCCCTGGCGGCACCGTTGCAATGTCCGGATACGGCGACGGAATGTATGAAGTCAGAATAAAATACAATGTTTCCAAAGAGATAGTGGGCGTGATGATCGACTTTGGTGACGAAGAATAA
- a CDS encoding SMI1/KNR4 family protein: MQEIIQLLETNKKGVEESAIRETEQKLNIRFPDQYVQLFKLTNGPEVGEWTLFPIKDPKNMKKTWDDVVRQNEEVLDGEISKNLIAIAEDGTGDYLCLKVEDGKVGDPVYLWLHETDETEELAPTLKDFIFIAQEELEDFDECIW; this comes from the coding sequence ATGCAAGAGATTATTCAGTTATTGGAGACAAATAAAAAGGGTGTAGAGGAATCTGCGATAAGAGAAACGGAACAAAAGTTAAATATTCGTTTCCCAGATCAATACGTTCAATTGTTTAAATTGACCAATGGTCCTGAAGTTGGAGAGTGGACGCTATTTCCCATCAAAGATCCTAAAAATATGAAAAAAACGTGGGACGACGTGGTTAGACAAAATGAGGAAGTTCTGGATGGAGAAATTTCTAAGAATTTGATTGCGATTGCTGAAGATGGCACTGGGGATTACTTGTGCTTGAAAGTAGAAGACGGGAAAGTAGGAGATCCAGTTTATTTATGGCTCCATGAGACAGATGAAACGGAAGAGCTAGCTCCTACTTTAAAAGATTTTATTTTCATCGCTCAGGAAGAACTAGAGGATTTTGACGAATGTATATGGTAA
- a CDS encoding recombinase family protein, translating to MEHRKLGYIRVSSKDQNEGRQLEAMRKIGITERDIYLDKQSGKNFERVNYQLLKRVIRKGDILYIHSLDRFGRNKEEILQEWNDLTKNIEADIVVLDMPLLDTTQYKDSMGTFIADLVLQILSWMAEEERERIRKRQREGIDLALQNGIQFGRPTVFVSEEFKEVYRKWKAKELTAVQAMQEAGVKKTSFYKLVKALEEENFITL from the coding sequence ATGGAACATCGCAAATTAGGTTATATACGTGTCAGCAGCAAAGATCAAAATGAAGGTCGTCAATTGGAAGCCATGCGGAAAATTGGCATCACTGAACGGGATATCTATCTGGACAAACAGAGTGGCAAGAATTTTGAACGCGTGAACTATCAACTACTAAAACGGGTTATTCGAAAAGGGGATATTTTATATATCCACTCGTTGGATCGATTCGGTCGAAACAAAGAAGAGATTCTCCAAGAATGGAATGACCTGACGAAAAATATCGAAGCGGATATTGTCGTGCTAGATATGCCGTTACTCGATACTACGCAATACAAAGATAGCATGGGGACATTTATTGCGGACTTGGTTTTACAGATTCTTTCGTGGATGGCTGAAGAGGAACGAGAGCGCATTCGAAAACGGCAGCGTGAAGGCATCGACCTGGCGCTGCAAAATGGTATTCAGTTTGGCAGACCAACCGTTTTTGTTTCAGAGGAATTTAAAGAGGTTTATAGAAAGTGGAAAGCTAAAGAGTTAACAGCCGTACAAGCTATGCAAGAGGCTGGGGTTAAAAAGACTAGCTTTTATAAATTAGTTAAAGCACTTGAAGAAGAAAATTTTATTACTTTATAA
- a CDS encoding GntR family transcriptional regulator, translating to MLDIEKRPVSDQVLIYFRKKIMRQEFKEGEHLKEHLLSQKLNVSRGPIREAISKLEGEGLVFRNSNGRAIVQKFGESDIHHLYESRILLENYSLASIQPELLEQNGHLLYEYLNQMEMFNGTGMNVEADIQFHYCLVKMTGNKTLIRLWWSLNEIIKTLIEVTSEFASKRQKEIILEHKVIVDAIFDKDIEKAQQLLRVHLEGASDYYSKAVFKFQEGK from the coding sequence TTGCTTGATATAGAAAAAAGACCAGTTAGCGACCAAGTGTTAATTTATTTTAGAAAAAAAATAATGCGTCAAGAGTTTAAGGAGGGAGAGCATTTAAAAGAACATTTACTTTCTCAAAAGTTAAATGTTAGTCGAGGACCGATTCGAGAAGCAATTTCAAAACTAGAAGGTGAAGGTCTAGTATTTAGAAATTCAAATGGCCGAGCAATTGTTCAGAAATTTGGGGAGTCTGATATTCATCACTTGTACGAAAGTAGAATATTATTAGAAAACTACTCACTTGCTTCCATTCAACCGGAACTATTAGAGCAAAATGGACATTTACTTTATGAATACTTAAACCAGATGGAAATGTTTAACGGCACAGGCATGAATGTAGAAGCAGATATTCAATTTCATTATTGCTTAGTAAAAATGACAGGTAACAAGACTTTAATAAGACTTTGGTGGTCTCTAAATGAAATCATTAAGACATTAATAGAAGTTACTTCTGAGTTTGCGTCAAAGCGTCAGAAAGAAATTATTTTAGAACATAAAGTAATAGTAGATGCAATATTCGATAAAGATATTGAGAAAGCTCAACAATTATTAAGAGTGCACTTAGAAGGAGCATCAGATTATTACAGTAAGGCTGTTTTTAAATTTCAGGAAGGGAAGTAA
- a CDS encoding acetaldehyde dehydrogenase (acetylating), whose translation MKKTKCAIIGSGNIGTDLMYKLLRSNTLEPTIMVGIDHNSKGLALAVENGLTPVYEGIEGFKKIHDEAEIVFEATSASAHLINSKILKELGKKAIDLTPAAVGPFVIPAINLNDNKIAELDNVNMVTCAGQATVPIVKAISDIVNVKYAEVVSSVSSKSAGPGTRQNIDEFTQTTSQALRELGGAKESKTIIVLNPADPPILMRNTIFVEIEKSSEDIYQNIKKSVDNMITKLQEYVPGYRYKSEPVFKENIITVQIEVEGMGDFLPIYSGNLDIITSAAVRTAELIAETLVKEVQS comes from the coding sequence ATGAAAAAAACAAAATGTGCAATTATTGGTTCAGGAAATATTGGTACAGATTTAATGTATAAACTGTTACGGAGCAATACACTAGAACCCACAATCATGGTCGGAATTGATCATAATTCAAAAGGGCTGGCACTGGCTGTAGAGAATGGTCTGACGCCGGTTTACGAAGGTATCGAAGGATTTAAAAAAATTCATGATGAGGCTGAAATAGTTTTTGAAGCAACTTCAGCAAGCGCGCACTTAATAAATTCTAAAATACTAAAAGAACTAGGTAAAAAAGCAATCGATTTAACACCTGCAGCAGTTGGTCCGTTCGTTATACCTGCCATTAATTTAAATGACAACAAAATTGCAGAACTAGATAATGTCAACATGGTAACTTGTGCAGGACAAGCCACAGTTCCAATAGTTAAAGCCATATCAGATATTGTAAATGTCAAATACGCTGAAGTCGTCTCTTCGGTTTCAAGCAAAAGTGCAGGCCCTGGAACACGGCAGAATATTGATGAGTTTACACAAACAACATCTCAAGCCCTTAGAGAACTAGGGGGAGCAAAAGAGTCGAAAACAATTATCGTTCTAAATCCAGCTGATCCTCCTATTCTTATGCGTAATACAATTTTTGTGGAAATTGAGAAGAGCTCTGAAGATATTTATCAAAATATAAAAAAATCAGTCGACAATATGATTACTAAATTACAGGAATATGTTCCAGGTTATCGCTATAAATCAGAGCCAGTTTTTAAAGAGAATATAATCACTGTACAAATTGAAGTTGAAGGAATGGGCGATTTTCTTCCCATATATTCTGGGAACTTAGACATCATTACTTCGGCTGCTGTCAGAACAGCAGAACTAATAGCTGAAACCTTAGTAAAAGAGGTGCAATCATAA
- the dmpG gene encoding 4-hydroxy-2-oxovalerate aldolase, whose protein sequence is MTKKIIINDVTLRDGMHAISHQYSVEQIAELTQLLDDSGVDIIEATHGDGLGGSSLQFGLSKESEDDIIRTTVENVKNAKVAVLLLPGVGTIDHLKNAHNLGAKVVRVATHCTEADVSEQHIKAGLSLGMDTVGFLMMSHRATPENLLEQAKKMESYGAETIYVVDSAGALSMDDVRQRVSLFKENLSTKIGFHAHNNLSLGVANSIVAIQEGADRVDASLAGMGAGAGNAALEQLVAVMNKMEISHNVDLFKVMDAAENVMKPMMVRPVQIDRLSLMLGYTGVYSSFLLFAERAGKEYGVDPREILMRIGKMNAVGGQEDWIIGIAQELAKENQMT, encoded by the coding sequence ATGACCAAAAAAATTATAATTAATGATGTTACTTTGCGGGATGGAATGCATGCTATCTCACACCAATACTCCGTTGAACAGATTGCTGAGCTAACACAATTACTCGACGACTCAGGAGTAGATATTATTGAGGCTACTCACGGAGATGGACTTGGTGGAAGTTCGTTGCAATTTGGACTATCCAAAGAATCTGAGGATGATATTATTCGAACTACCGTAGAAAACGTGAAAAATGCAAAGGTTGCAGTCTTGTTATTACCAGGAGTAGGAACAATCGATCACTTAAAAAATGCACATAATCTTGGTGCTAAAGTAGTTCGCGTTGCAACACATTGCACAGAAGCAGATGTGTCAGAACAACACATAAAAGCAGGATTGAGTTTAGGCATGGACACTGTAGGTTTTCTAATGATGTCCCATCGAGCTACACCTGAAAACCTACTAGAACAAGCGAAAAAGATGGAATCTTATGGTGCTGAAACGATATATGTTGTAGATTCGGCAGGAGCCCTATCCATGGATGACGTAAGACAACGAGTTTCTTTGTTCAAAGAAAATTTATCTACAAAAATCGGTTTTCATGCCCATAATAACTTGTCCTTAGGAGTAGCGAATTCAATTGTCGCAATTCAAGAAGGTGCTGATCGAGTAGATGCCAGTTTAGCTGGAATGGGCGCTGGTGCAGGCAACGCTGCTTTGGAGCAATTAGTCGCTGTGATGAATAAAATGGAAATCTCACACAATGTAGATTTATTTAAAGTAATGGACGCAGCAGAAAACGTGATGAAACCAATGATGGTGCGTCCAGTTCAGATTGATCGTTTAAGTTTAATGCTAGGTTATACAGGAGTGTATTCTAGTTTCTTGTTATTTGCAGAAAGAGCTGGGAAAGAATATGGAGTTGACCCAAGAGAGATTTTAATGCGTATTGGGAAAATGAACGCAGTTGGTGGTCAAGAAGATTGGATTATTGGCATTGCTCAGGAGTTGGCAAAAGAAAACCAAATGACATAG
- a CDS encoding TRAP transporter substrate-binding protein, with amino-acid sequence MKKWSLIFILFTLMLLVAACGEDSGGESTEAKEGNSDEKFVIKAGHAASEEHFAQDTFEEFKKIVEKDSNGRIEVEIYPNGQLGGEREMVEAVQLGNLTMAAPSSAVLTAFSPGMFLWDLPFLFDSPEIAHEVLDGEIGQEVLDDLSEVGITGLGYWENGFRHLMNGKKPVTTIEDMDGLKMRTLESQQQIEAWDATGANSTPIAFTELYSALQQGTVDAAEGPLALIYAQKFYEVQDYLTLTGHMYSPWPVIINQQFMESLPEDLQEVVKDAVIETRTVNRQLSADDEAASLDLLKEGGMEVEELSTEEKAKFTEAMKVVYPDIKDLAGEDIYNRLMKAVE; translated from the coding sequence ATGAAAAAATGGAGTCTAATATTTATTTTATTTACTTTGATGTTGTTAGTAGCTGCATGTGGTGAAGATTCAGGTGGGGAATCTACTGAAGCTAAAGAAGGGAATTCTGATGAAAAGTTTGTGATTAAAGCAGGTCATGCTGCCTCAGAGGAGCATTTTGCGCAAGACACATTTGAAGAATTCAAAAAAATAGTGGAGAAAGATTCAAATGGACGTATTGAGGTAGAAATTTATCCTAACGGTCAGTTAGGAGGAGAAAGAGAAATGGTAGAGGCAGTTCAACTAGGTAACTTGACCATGGCAGCCCCATCAAGTGCCGTTTTAACCGCGTTTAGTCCAGGAATGTTTTTATGGGACTTGCCATTTCTTTTCGATAGCCCAGAAATTGCACATGAAGTATTAGATGGAGAAATCGGTCAAGAAGTACTAGATGATCTATCGGAAGTCGGCATAACAGGATTGGGTTACTGGGAGAATGGATTTCGTCATTTAATGAATGGCAAAAAACCAGTTACTACTATTGAAGATATGGATGGTTTGAAAATGCGTACATTAGAAAGCCAACAGCAGATTGAAGCATGGGATGCTACAGGAGCCAACTCAACTCCAATTGCGTTTACAGAATTATACTCTGCATTGCAACAAGGAACGGTTGATGCAGCTGAAGGACCATTGGCCTTGATTTACGCACAAAAATTTTATGAAGTACAAGATTACTTAACGCTGACAGGTCATATGTATTCACCATGGCCAGTAATTATTAATCAACAGTTTATGGAGAGTCTACCAGAAGATCTGCAAGAAGTTGTAAAAGATGCTGTTATAGAAACAAGAACAGTGAATAGACAACTTTCAGCGGATGATGAAGCGGCATCTCTTGATTTACTAAAAGAAGGCGGAATGGAAGTCGAAGAACTATCGACAGAAGAAAAAGCTAAGTTCACTGAAGCAATGAAAGTTGTTTATCCAGACATCAAGGATTTAGCAGGTGAAGATATTTATAACAGATTAATGAAAGCAGTAGAATAA
- a CDS encoding TRAP transporter small permease, with amino-acid sequence MTYFLKMLNGFEKVLVTISMALMVILIFVQVFTRYIMGDALSWTEEASRYLFIWLIFLSIGISFIEKKHISIDIISDRLPKKAQIILQQSIFLILIALSVFLLIGGWDLVEQMQTFKQKSATLQVPMWIVYLSLPIGFLFAILRLIQASILLYLPEKSTSKEDSLI; translated from the coding sequence TTGACATATTTTTTAAAAATGCTAAATGGATTCGAAAAAGTATTGGTTACTATTTCTATGGCATTGATGGTGATTTTAATATTTGTTCAAGTATTCACGCGTTATATCATGGGAGATGCACTGTCTTGGACGGAAGAAGCTTCGCGATACTTATTTATTTGGTTGATTTTCTTGTCAATTGGCATTTCATTTATAGAAAAAAAGCATATTAGTATTGATATTATCTCTGATCGTCTTCCGAAAAAAGCACAAATTATTTTACAACAATCTATTTTTCTTATCTTAATCGCTTTATCAGTATTTCTTTTGATAGGAGGTTGGGATTTAGTAGAGCAAATGCAGACATTCAAACAAAAATCAGCAACTCTACAAGTACCTATGTGGATTGTCTATTTATCCTTACCTATAGGATTCCTTTTTGCTATTTTACGATTGATACAGGCATCCATTCTTTTGTATCTTCCTGAGAAATCGACAAGTAAGGAGGACTCGTTAATATGA
- a CDS encoding TRAP transporter large permease, translating to MSTGIILFGTLIILLLISVPVGFALIISSLLTILLADISLPFSLLTQVLITANDSFPLMAIPFFILAGVLMGRGGVSERLLNIASSFVGHYRGGFAVAAILTAMFFSAISGSGPATVAAIGAIMIPAMVKRGYKKLFATALIAASGTIGIVIPPSIPLVIYGVSSGTSIGDLFIAGIIPGTLMGLSLMIWAVLHARKENYQTDPRATWKERLHAINRGKGAILMPVVILGGIYGGIFTPTEAAVVAVVYGLVLSFFFYRELTWKETISIIYDSAITTGSIMLIVAAAAIFGRILALEQIPNAVAEGIMGLTTNPIIFLLLVNILLIVIGTFMETIAAVIILTPILLPLSVEMGIDPIHFGIIMIVNLSLGFITPPLGLNLFIASGISGLKIEALSKAILPAFIALIVTLLFITYVSDLSLLLL from the coding sequence ATGAGTACAGGAATTATATTATTTGGAACACTAATAATTTTACTATTAATATCAGTACCAGTGGGCTTTGCTCTAATTATTTCTAGTTTATTAACAATTTTGTTAGCTGATATTTCACTACCTTTTAGTTTGCTTACACAAGTATTAATTACTGCTAATGACTCGTTTCCATTAATGGCTATTCCTTTTTTTATTCTAGCAGGAGTGTTAATGGGCAGAGGTGGAGTTTCTGAAAGACTCTTAAACATTGCTAGTTCATTTGTGGGGCATTATCGTGGGGGCTTTGCCGTTGCAGCTATTTTAACAGCTATGTTCTTCTCAGCGATTTCTGGCTCAGGTCCAGCCACGGTAGCAGCTATTGGAGCTATTATGATTCCAGCAATGGTTAAAAGAGGCTACAAAAAATTATTTGCCACAGCTTTAATCGCGGCTTCGGGAACAATTGGAATAGTTATTCCACCGAGTATACCATTAGTTATTTATGGAGTTTCTTCAGGTACATCGATTGGCGATTTATTTATTGCTGGAATTATCCCGGGTACGCTAATGGGCTTGAGTTTAATGATTTGGGCAGTCCTTCATGCTCGTAAAGAAAATTATCAAACAGACCCAAGAGCGACTTGGAAAGAAAGATTACATGCGATCAATAGAGGTAAAGGGGCTATTTTGATGCCCGTAGTTATTTTAGGTGGAATTTATGGTGGTATTTTCACCCCAACAGAGGCAGCGGTTGTAGCTGTTGTTTACGGTTTAGTCTTAAGTTTCTTCTTCTATAGAGAACTAACTTGGAAAGAAACGATATCTATAATCTACGATTCAGCAATTACAACTGGATCGATTATGTTAATTGTCGCAGCTGCAGCAATCTTTGGTCGGATACTAGCACTTGAACAAATTCCTAATGCCGTTGCAGAAGGAATAATGGGCTTAACTACAAATCCGATTATTTTCCTTCTTTTGGTTAATATACTTCTTATTGTTATTGGGACATTTATGGAGACTATTGCTGCAGTTATCATCCTGACGCCTATTTTATTGCCCTTAAGTGTCGAAATGGGCATAGATCCAATTCATTTTGGAATTATAATGATTGTTAACTTAAGCTTAGGATTTATTACACCACCACTAGGACTGAATTTATTTATAGCTTCTGGAATTTCAGGACTGAAAATAGAGGCTCTTAGTAAAGCGATACTCCCTGCTTTTATTGCTCTAATTGTGACCTTGTTATTTATTACCTATGTTTCTGACTTATCGTTATTACTACTATAA
- a CDS encoding C-terminal binding protein, giving the protein MFKVTLVDHEWDDTSLEESMFAEAGIEFNVLQSKKKSEIVKAAKNSDALLIMYAEIDREILEAAPNLKLISRYGIGINMVDLETAKHAGIQVANVNDYCVDEVSDHALASIMSAARRLFVYDKDTSVGGWSFKKAPIPLRANKASVGLLGYGKIPKRLAQKLKVIGYQVKAYDPFVSEEKMLEDGVIKASLDEIMANSDFISIHTPLIQATHHLIGKRELNLMKKTAYIINTSRGPIVDEKILVDVLKDGRIAGAFLDVTEEEPLSDTHLLRELENVVLTPHAAWYSVDAFEEIRVKAITNIIEKSQGIDPTYLVK; this is encoded by the coding sequence ATGTTCAAAGTAACCTTGGTAGATCACGAATGGGATGATACCAGTCTAGAAGAGAGTATGTTTGCTGAAGCTGGAATAGAGTTTAACGTATTACAATCTAAGAAGAAAAGTGAAATTGTGAAAGCCGCCAAAAATTCTGATGCCCTGTTAATTATGTATGCAGAGATTGATCGAGAAATTTTAGAGGCTGCGCCGAATTTAAAGTTAATTTCTAGATACGGTATTGGAATAAACATGGTTGATTTAGAAACAGCAAAACACGCGGGAATTCAAGTTGCCAATGTAAATGACTACTGTGTTGATGAAGTATCGGATCATGCTTTAGCATCTATTATGTCTGCAGCAAGACGATTATTTGTTTACGACAAAGATACTAGCGTAGGAGGATGGAGTTTTAAAAAAGCTCCTATTCCTTTAAGAGCTAATAAAGCTAGTGTTGGCTTGTTAGGTTACGGAAAAATTCCTAAACGCTTAGCACAAAAATTAAAAGTTATCGGCTATCAAGTAAAGGCGTACGATCCGTTTGTTTCTGAAGAAAAAATGTTAGAGGACGGTGTTATTAAAGCCAGTTTAGATGAAATAATGGCTAACAGTGATTTTATATCTATACATACCCCTCTTATTCAGGCTACACATCATTTAATCGGGAAACGAGAATTAAATTTGATGAAAAAAACGGCTTATATTATCAATACTTCTAGAGGACCTATTGTTGACGAGAAAATATTAGTAGATGTATTAAAAGATGGTAGAATAGCTGGTGCTTTCTTAGATGTAACAGAAGAAGAACCTTTATCGGATACACATTTGTTGAGAGAATTAGAGAATGTTGTATTAACACCGCATGCGGCTTGGTACTCAGTAGATGCATTTGAAGAAATTAGAGTGAAAGCTATTACCAATATAATAGAGAAATCACAAGGTATCGATCCCACTTACTTAGTCAAATAA
- a CDS encoding popeye domain-containing protein, translating into MEVEREISGTLKWKHDLSAAWMEIILFSGLAVYATLFTMWATINAYHHKRLNIAWIIAFALLNIVGHLIYILLGKRKVTFK; encoded by the coding sequence ATGGAAGTGGAGAGGGAAATAAGTGGTACGTTGAAATGGAAACACGACTTATCGGCAGCTTGGATGGAAATTATTTTGTTTTCAGGATTAGCTGTATATGCAACACTATTCACGATGTGGGCAACAATTAATGCCTATCATCACAAACGATTAAACATTGCTTGGATTATTGCTTTTGCTCTTTTGAATATTGTTGGACATTTAATTTATATTTTATTAGGTAAGAGAAAAGTGACTTTCAAGTAG